One part of the Oceanihabitans sp. IOP_32 genome encodes these proteins:
- a CDS encoding glycosyltransferase family 2 protein: MNISVVIPLLNEQDSLIELNDWIRKVMRSHNFSYEVIFIDDGSTDDSWKIISKLSTNDKDVKGIRFVKNFGKSQALHAGFNKAEGAVVITMDADLQDNPDEIPELYNMIVNEGFDLVSGWKKKRYDAVLSKNLPSKLFNWAARKTSGVKLNDFNCGLKAYKLEVVKNIDVNGEMHRYIPVLSKNAGFTNIGEKVVQHQARKYGQTKFGMNRFVHGFLDLITIWFISRFGKRPMHLFGALGFIMFAIGFGFSGYLGVDKLFFNPDGRLISQRPEFFIALATMIIGTQFFVAGFLGEIILRTKSNKKRYLIKDELNFK; encoded by the coding sequence ATGAATATATCTGTAGTTATACCGCTACTTAACGAACAAGACTCACTTATAGAACTTAACGATTGGATTCGAAAAGTTATGAGGTCTCACAATTTTTCTTACGAAGTAATATTTATCGATGATGGTAGCACAGATGATTCTTGGAAAATAATTAGCAAACTTTCTACCAACGATAAGGACGTTAAAGGTATTAGATTTGTAAAAAACTTTGGCAAGTCTCAGGCATTACACGCTGGTTTTAACAAAGCCGAAGGCGCTGTTGTTATTACCATGGATGCCGATTTACAAGACAATCCTGACGAAATACCAGAGCTTTACAACATGATTGTAAATGAGGGATTCGACTTAGTTTCTGGTTGGAAAAAAAAGCGATACGATGCCGTGTTATCAAAAAATTTACCCTCAAAATTATTCAATTGGGCCGCAAGAAAAACCTCTGGTGTTAAATTAAATGATTTTAACTGCGGACTTAAAGCCTACAAACTCGAGGTGGTAAAAAACATTGATGTAAATGGTGAGATGCACCGCTATATTCCCGTGTTATCTAAAAACGCAGGATTTACCAATATTGGCGAAAAAGTAGTACAGCACCAAGCGAGAAAATATGGGCAAACTAAATTTGGAATGAATCGGTTTGTACATGGTTTTTTAGACCTTATCACCATTTGGTTTATATCGCGCTTTGGTAAACGCCCCATGCACTTATTTGGCGCTTTAGGTTTTATCATGTTTGCCATTGGCTTTGGGTTTTCGGGATATTTAGGGGTCGATAAACTTTTTTTTAATCCTGACGGAAGACTTATAAGCCAGCGTCCAGAGTTTTTTATCGCATTAGCAACCATGATTATAGGTACGCAGTTTTTTGTTGCTGGTTTTTTAGGTGAAATTATTTTACGTACCAAATCAAATAAAAAACGTTATCTCATTAAAGATGAATTGAATTTTAAATAA
- a CDS encoding DUF4199 domain-containing protein, protein MEKALKTIATNYGLYLGALLALLTVLAYALDLTLMTNMWFGIFILVVVITLGIISVVKTKQALLGFATFKQAFASYFLTVLIGLVISNFVSYLLFNFIDPEAADTLKQLTIEKTIAMLEGFNTPNEIIAESVDQMESQNQYSLVNIIKSLAGSLVLFTLIGLVVAAFMKKNNPAAQ, encoded by the coding sequence ATGGAAAAAGCCTTAAAAACAATCGCCACAAATTACGGTTTGTACCTAGGAGCCCTACTAGCACTATTAACCGTGTTGGCTTATGCTCTAGATTTAACGCTCATGACGAATATGTGGTTTGGAATATTTATTCTTGTGGTTGTAATTACCTTAGGTATTATATCGGTTGTTAAAACCAAACAGGCCTTACTTGGTTTTGCAACTTTTAAGCAAGCTTTTGCGTCTTACTTCTTAACCGTATTAATTGGATTAGTAATAAGTAATTTTGTATCTTATCTCTTATTTAATTTTATCGATCCAGAAGCAGCCGACACTTTAAAACAATTAACAATAGAGAAAACCATTGCCATGCTTGAGGGCTTTAATACACCAAATGAAATTATAGCAGAATCGGTGGATCAAATGGAATCTCAGAATCAATATTCCTTGGTAAACATTATAAAAAGTCTTGCCGGTTCTCTTGTTCTCTTTACTTTAATTGGATTAGTAGTAGCAGCCTTTATGAAAAAAAATAATCCAGCAGCTCAATAA